A window from Micromonospora terminaliae encodes these proteins:
- the helR gene encoding RNA polymerase recycling motor ATPase HelR — MTSSVFNLPDRLAAKADPALIARDEAHFAAMAENLERVAADLSDRLDAARRAPGGKGRQASDRDMEVRRLATRLRTLRRYGVDLCLGRMVGADAGDPVYIGRRGLTDSEGRRLLLDWRSPAAEPFFGATHANPMGLASRRRYRWTQGRITDYWDEVFTSDGWEGHAALDDQSAFIASLGGSRSNRMRDVLGTIQADQDAIIRAGSRGALVVDGGPGTGKTVVALHRTAYLLYADPRLNQRRGGVLFVGPHQPYLAYVGDVLPSLGEEDVQICTLRDLVPEGAAATVETDPDVARLKSSADLVTAVEAAVRFYEEPPATGLTVATDDADIRLSADDWAAAFDAPDPGTPHNEARDQIWEELLTILTDRYDGDEPAERLRRSLLRNRELRSAFNRAWPVLEATDLVGDLWSVPAYLRRCAPWLSPEEVRTLQRPDAQAWTVSDLPLLDAARQRLGDPEAAGRRHRREAAVAAERTRMATVVDELIEAHAYDDGEGVLSSLRQLDLQDALVDAAALPSATPDVLAGPFAHIVVDEAQELTDAEWQMLLLRCPSRSFTIVGDRAQARHGFTESWRERLERVGLDRVDLATLTINYRTPKEVMAEAEPVIRAVLPDANVPTSIRGGVPVVHGSVADLGSVLDGWLATHADGVACVIGDPTFEATSRVRSLTPELSKGLEFDLVVLVDPEDFGHGIEGAVDRYVAMTRATQQLVVLTSS, encoded by the coding sequence GTGACCAGCAGCGTGTTCAACCTTCCCGACCGTCTCGCCGCCAAGGCCGATCCGGCGCTGATCGCCCGCGACGAGGCGCACTTCGCGGCCATGGCGGAGAACCTCGAGCGGGTGGCCGCCGACCTGTCCGACCGACTCGACGCCGCCCGCCGGGCGCCCGGCGGCAAGGGCCGGCAGGCGTCGGACCGGGACATGGAGGTCCGCCGGCTGGCCACCCGGCTGCGCACCCTGCGCCGCTACGGCGTGGACCTGTGCCTGGGACGCATGGTGGGCGCGGACGCCGGCGACCCCGTGTACATCGGCCGACGTGGCCTCACCGACAGCGAGGGTCGCCGGCTGTTGCTCGACTGGCGCTCCCCCGCGGCCGAGCCGTTCTTCGGCGCGACCCACGCCAACCCCATGGGCCTGGCTAGCCGCCGCCGGTACCGCTGGACCCAGGGCCGGATCACCGACTACTGGGACGAGGTGTTCACCTCCGACGGGTGGGAGGGGCACGCCGCGCTCGACGACCAGTCCGCCTTCATCGCCAGCCTGGGCGGCAGCCGGTCGAACCGGATGCGGGACGTGCTCGGCACCATCCAGGCCGACCAGGACGCCATCATCCGGGCGGGCTCCCGGGGCGCTCTGGTCGTGGACGGCGGCCCGGGCACGGGGAAGACCGTCGTCGCCCTGCACCGCACCGCGTACCTCCTCTACGCCGACCCGCGCCTCAACCAGCGGCGCGGCGGCGTGCTGTTCGTCGGTCCGCACCAGCCCTATCTCGCCTACGTGGGCGACGTCCTGCCCAGCCTCGGCGAGGAGGACGTGCAGATCTGCACCCTGCGCGACCTCGTCCCCGAGGGCGCGGCGGCGACCGTCGAGACCGACCCGGACGTGGCGCGCCTGAAGTCGTCCGCGGACCTCGTGACGGCCGTCGAGGCGGCCGTCCGGTTCTACGAGGAGCCACCGGCCACGGGGCTGACGGTCGCCACCGACGACGCCGACATCCGGCTGAGCGCCGACGACTGGGCCGCGGCGTTCGACGCACCGGACCCCGGCACCCCGCACAACGAGGCGCGCGACCAGATCTGGGAGGAGTTGCTCACGATCCTCACGGACCGGTACGACGGCGACGAACCGGCGGAGCGGCTCCGCCGGTCCCTGCTGCGCAACCGGGAGCTGCGCAGCGCCTTCAACCGGGCGTGGCCGGTGCTCGAAGCGACCGACCTCGTGGGCGACCTGTGGTCGGTTCCCGCGTACCTGCGCAGGTGCGCGCCCTGGCTCAGCCCGGAGGAGGTCCGGACGTTGCAGCGGCCCGACGCCCAGGCCTGGACGGTGTCCGACCTGCCGCTGCTGGACGCGGCACGGCAGCGGCTCGGCGACCCGGAGGCGGCCGGGCGCCGGCACCGGCGCGAGGCCGCGGTGGCCGCCGAACGCACGCGCATGGCCACGGTGGTCGACGAGCTGATCGAGGCCCACGCCTATGACGACGGCGAAGGCGTCCTGTCCAGCCTGCGCCAACTGGATCTCCAGGACGCCCTCGTCGACGCGGCCGCGCTGCCCAGCGCCACGCCGGACGTGCTCGCCGGCCCCTTCGCGCACATCGTCGTGGACGAGGCGCAGGAACTGACCGACGCAGAGTGGCAGATGCTGCTGCTCCGGTGCCCCTCCCGGAGCTTCACCATCGTCGGGGACCGCGCCCAGGCCCGGCACGGGTTCACCGAGTCGTGGCGGGAGCGCCTCGAACGGGTCGGGCTCGACCGGGTCGACCTGGCCACCCTGACCATCAACTACCGGACGCCGAAGGAGGTCATGGCGGAGGCCGAGCCGGTCATCCGGGCCGTGCTCCCGGACGCCAACGTGCCGACCTCGATCCGCGGCGGCGTCCCCGTCGTCCACGGATCGGTCGCCGACCTGGGCTCGGTGCTCGACGGCTGGCTCGCCACGCACGCCGACGGCGTCGCCTGCGTCATCGGCGACCCCACGTTCGAGGCGACGTCCCGCGTACGCTCGCTGACCCCCGAGCTGTCGAAGGGGCTCGAGTTCGACCTGGTCGTCCTCGTCGACCCGGAGGATTTCGGCCACGGCATCGAGGGAGCCGTCGACCGCTATGTCGCCATGACCCGGGCCACCCAGCAACTCGTGGTCCTCACCAGTTCCTGA
- a CDS encoding chitinase, which translates to MHRTARTPFLAALAALATAAAATVAFAGPALAAGPTATFVKTSDWGSGWEGRYTITNGGAGTITGWQVAFTLPAGTTLGSYWDATVSSAGQRHTFTNRSWNGTIAPGASVSFGFLATGSGSPTDCTLNGAPCGGGTPTTPPTTTAPPTTAPPTTPPPTTPPPTTPPPTNPPPSGGLPKHALIGYLHTSFANGSGYVRMADVPADWDVINLAFGEPTSVTSGDIRFQLCPVAECPGVESEAEFTAAIRAKQQQGRKVLLSIGGQNGQVQLTTTAARDTFVRSVSAIIDRYGLDGLDIDFEGHSLYLNAGDTDFRNPTTPVVVNLIAAIRTLKQRYGAGFVLTMAPETFFVQLGYQFYGSGPWGGQDPRAGSYLPVIHALRDILTVLHVQDYNSGPIVGLDNQYHTMGGADFHIAMTDMLLAGFPVAGNANAVFPALREDQVAFGAPSSTSAGNGYVAPAGVQQAVTCLVKGQSCGGYAPRSGTNPGFRGLMTWSINWDRYYGWEFRLQHGPFLKALP; encoded by the coding sequence ATGCACCGCACCGCCCGTACCCCCTTCCTGGCCGCTCTCGCGGCGCTCGCCACCGCCGCCGCGGCGACCGTCGCGTTCGCCGGTCCGGCGCTGGCCGCCGGCCCCACCGCCACCTTCGTGAAGACCTCCGACTGGGGCAGCGGCTGGGAGGGCAGGTACACCATCACCAACGGCGGCGCCGGCACCATCACCGGCTGGCAGGTCGCCTTCACCCTGCCGGCCGGCACCACCCTCGGCTCCTACTGGGACGCCACGGTCAGCAGCGCCGGGCAGCGTCACACCTTCACGAACCGGTCGTGGAACGGCACGATCGCCCCGGGCGCGTCGGTGTCGTTCGGCTTCCTCGCCACCGGGTCCGGCTCACCCACCGACTGCACGCTCAACGGCGCCCCGTGCGGCGGCGGCACCCCGACCACCCCGCCGACGACCACCGCGCCACCCACCACCGCACCGCCCACGACGCCTCCGCCGACCACGCCCCCGCCCACCACGCCACCGCCGACGAACCCGCCGCCCTCCGGCGGCCTGCCGAAGCACGCGTTGATCGGCTACCTGCACACCAGCTTCGCCAACGGCTCCGGCTACGTGCGGATGGCCGACGTGCCCGCCGACTGGGACGTGATCAACCTCGCCTTCGGCGAGCCCACCTCGGTCACCTCCGGCGACATCCGCTTCCAGCTCTGCCCGGTCGCCGAGTGCCCCGGCGTCGAGAGCGAGGCGGAGTTCACCGCCGCCATCCGGGCCAAGCAGCAGCAGGGCAGGAAGGTGCTGCTGTCCATCGGCGGCCAGAACGGCCAGGTGCAGCTCACCACGACCGCCGCCCGGGACACCTTCGTCCGCTCGGTGTCCGCGATCATCGACCGGTACGGCCTCGACGGGCTGGACATCGACTTCGAGGGCCACTCCCTCTACCTGAACGCGGGTGACACCGACTTCCGCAACCCCACCACCCCCGTGGTCGTCAACCTGATCGCGGCGATCCGGACCCTGAAGCAGCGCTACGGTGCCGGCTTCGTCCTCACGATGGCCCCGGAGACGTTCTTCGTGCAGCTCGGGTACCAGTTCTACGGATCCGGACCGTGGGGCGGGCAGGACCCGCGCGCCGGGTCGTACCTGCCCGTGATCCACGCCCTGCGCGACATCCTCACGGTGCTGCACGTGCAGGACTACAACTCCGGCCCGATCGTCGGGCTGGACAACCAGTACCACACCATGGGCGGCGCGGACTTCCACATCGCGATGACCGACATGCTGCTCGCCGGCTTCCCGGTCGCCGGGAACGCCAACGCCGTGTTCCCGGCGCTGCGGGAGGACCAGGTCGCCTTCGGCGCGCCGTCGTCGACCAGCGCCGGCAACGGCTACGTCGCCCCGGCCGGCGTGCAACAGGCGGTCACCTGCCTGGTCAAGGGCCAGAGCTGCGGCGGCTACGCGCCGCGCAGCGGCACCAACCCGGGCTTCCGCGGCCTCATGACCTGGTCGATCAACTGGGACCGGTACTACGGCTGGGAGTTCCGCCTCCAGCACGGCCCGTTCCTGAAGGCCCTGCCCTGA
- a CDS encoding GNAT family N-acetyltransferase encodes MAFTVTDAPERERFEARDETGTTAGLVTYQLTGSIIAYTHTEVAPEFEGQGVGSLLARAVMDDAREKGRTVVPICPFLSGWLEKHPEYDGIVARSTRKVK; translated from the coding sequence ATGGCTTTCACGGTGACGGACGCCCCTGAGCGGGAACGGTTCGAGGCGCGGGACGAGACGGGCACGACGGCCGGCCTGGTCACCTACCAGCTGACCGGCAGCATCATCGCCTACACCCACACCGAGGTCGCCCCGGAGTTCGAGGGGCAGGGTGTGGGCTCGCTCCTGGCCCGCGCGGTCATGGACGACGCGCGGGAGAAGGGGCGGACCGTGGTGCCGATCTGCCCCTTCCTGAGCGGCTGGCTGGAGAAGCACCCCGAGTACGACGGCATCGTGGCCCGCTCGACCCGCAAGGTCAAATAG
- a CDS encoding TMEM175 family protein — MSFSDAVIAIAVTLLVLEIRPPRDSGHLLHGLVTLWPSYLAYVVTFMLIGQVWANHHVMFDQIRTADRAVLFLNTVLLMDIAFLPFAASVLSQAFRDGQGERVAVALHGLTFELAAVLFNIMWAYVRRHPRLLVSTLDAAGAVAIGRRFRLALGWIAAGTLLGVLVPALGVAVIAAFIPFYWLPIRGETDRARLRRGRPGPA, encoded by the coding sequence GTGTCGTTCAGCGACGCGGTGATCGCCATCGCCGTCACGCTGCTCGTCCTGGAGATCCGCCCGCCGCGGGACAGTGGGCACCTGCTGCACGGCCTCGTCACGCTCTGGCCGTCCTACCTGGCCTACGTCGTCACGTTCATGTTGATCGGCCAGGTGTGGGCCAACCACCACGTCATGTTCGACCAGATCCGTACCGCCGACCGGGCGGTGCTGTTCCTCAACACGGTGCTGCTCATGGACATCGCGTTCCTGCCCTTCGCCGCCTCGGTGCTGTCCCAGGCGTTCCGCGACGGGCAGGGCGAGCGCGTCGCCGTCGCCCTTCACGGCCTCACGTTCGAGCTGGCGGCCGTCCTGTTCAACATCATGTGGGCGTACGTGCGCCGGCACCCCCGGCTGCTCGTGAGCACCCTCGATGCCGCGGGCGCCGTGGCGATCGGCCGGCGCTTCCGGCTCGCCCTCGGCTGGATCGCCGCCGGGACGCTGCTGGGCGTCCTGGTGCCCGCCCTGGGGGTCGCGGTGATCGCCGCGTTCATCCCGTTCTACTGGCTGCCCATCCGGGGCGAGACCGATCGGGCGCGACTGCGCCGGGGCCGGCCCGGCCCGGCGTGA
- a CDS encoding zinc metalloprotease codes for MHRRSTFQLAVLTATAATFLASGGASAAAVTAALATASPGVAACAPGAEGHSAARVAEGATAKEPELYSKNEANAYGVIKDSPRLPNGSVTIPTVFHMVSDHALSAAETTRWNTLIAAQMKVLNDSFAGQTAANASDTPFRFSLVNTTWTVNSDWYTVVPGKNERDMKQALYTGDARTLNVYAANIGGGLLGWAYFPKGYNNGRDYIDGVVMLDESMPGGTAGKYALGDTLTHEVGHWLMLEHTFAHGCSASGDYVADTPREAAPQFNCPVGADTCTAPGLDPIHNFMDYTQDSCMDMFTAGQADRMSDAWVAFRSGGGKQ; via the coding sequence ATGCACAGAAGATCCACCTTCCAACTGGCGGTCCTGACCGCGACCGCGGCGACGTTCCTGGCCTCCGGCGGCGCATCGGCGGCGGCGGTCACGGCGGCGCTCGCGACCGCCTCTCCCGGCGTCGCGGCGTGTGCACCGGGCGCCGAGGGGCACAGCGCGGCGCGCGTGGCCGAGGGCGCCACGGCCAAGGAACCCGAGCTGTACTCCAAGAACGAGGCGAACGCCTACGGCGTCATCAAGGACTCGCCGCGCCTGCCCAACGGCAGCGTCACCATCCCCACGGTCTTCCACATGGTCTCCGACCACGCCCTCAGCGCGGCCGAGACGACCCGGTGGAACACCCTCATCGCGGCCCAGATGAAGGTGCTCAACGACTCGTTCGCCGGCCAGACGGCGGCCAACGCCTCCGACACGCCGTTCCGGTTCTCTCTCGTGAACACGACGTGGACCGTGAACAGCGACTGGTACACGGTCGTGCCCGGCAAGAACGAGCGCGACATGAAGCAGGCGCTTTACACCGGTGACGCCCGCACCTTGAACGTGTACGCGGCCAACATCGGCGGCGGCCTCCTCGGCTGGGCGTACTTCCCGAAGGGCTACAACAACGGCCGGGACTACATCGACGGCGTCGTGATGCTCGACGAGTCGATGCCGGGCGGTACGGCGGGCAAGTACGCCCTCGGCGACACGCTGACGCACGAGGTGGGGCACTGGCTGATGCTGGAGCACACCTTCGCGCACGGGTGCTCCGCCTCCGGCGACTACGTCGCGGACACCCCGCGTGAGGCGGCGCCCCAGTTCAACTGCCCGGTCGGCGCGGACACCTGCACCGCACCCGGGCTGGACCCGATCCACAACTTCATGGACTACACGCAGGACTCCTGCATGGACATGTTCACCGCCGGACAGGCGGACCGGATGAGCGACGCCTGGGTGGCGTTCCGGTCCGGCGGCGGCAAGCAGTAG
- a CDS encoding SCO6745 family protein: MADLTALADPGAQQPAALDPALVRRAWRVTEPLHAMIYFVPEAHERYAALGLPAPAGYFASRAAALGPVGPGPVVATFFNFSPDLVARVFPAAWERATPAAVLAARRDAADAALTRALGDAVRSPEVAEAAELARHAAESATARPEGRPLSAAHAALPWPDQPHLVLWQAQTVLREFRGDGHVAALVLAGLTGLEALVLHAASGEVPVRFLRRTRGWTGEQWADAAERLRGRGLVEGDEPTLTDRGRAQRAWLEAATDRLATPAYEVLVAEGCARLTELTRPLSRAVVDAGLLDVDNAVPRRA, encoded by the coding sequence ATGGCGGACCTGACAGCGCTGGCGGATCCGGGCGCCCAGCAGCCGGCGGCGCTCGATCCGGCCCTCGTGCGCCGCGCCTGGCGGGTGACCGAGCCACTGCACGCGATGATCTACTTCGTGCCCGAGGCGCACGAGCGGTACGCCGCCCTCGGCCTCCCCGCGCCGGCCGGCTACTTCGCCTCCCGTGCGGCCGCCCTGGGCCCGGTCGGCCCCGGCCCCGTGGTGGCCACCTTCTTCAACTTCAGCCCGGACCTGGTGGCCCGCGTGTTCCCGGCCGCCTGGGAGCGGGCGACGCCGGCCGCCGTGCTGGCCGCCCGGCGGGACGCCGCCGACGCGGCCCTGACCCGGGCGCTCGGCGACGCGGTGCGGTCCCCGGAGGTGGCCGAGGCCGCCGAGCTGGCCCGGCACGCCGCCGAGTCGGCCACCGCCCGCCCGGAGGGACGGCCACTGTCCGCCGCCCACGCCGCGCTGCCCTGGCCGGACCAGCCGCACCTGGTCCTCTGGCAGGCCCAGACGGTCCTGCGGGAGTTCCGCGGCGACGGGCACGTGGCCGCCCTGGTGCTCGCGGGCCTGACCGGGTTGGAGGCGCTGGTGCTGCACGCCGCCTCCGGCGAGGTGCCGGTCCGCTTCCTGCGCCGCACGCGCGGGTGGACCGGCGAGCAGTGGGCGGACGCGGCCGAGCGGCTGCGCGGGCGCGGGCTGGTCGAGGGCGACGAGCCGACCCTGACCGACCGCGGACGGGCGCAGCGCGCGTGGCTCGAGGCGGCCACCGACCGGCTCGCCACGCCCGCGTACGAGGTGCTCGTCGCCGAGGGGTGCGCCCGGCTCACCGAACTGACCCGGCCGTTGAGCCGGGCCGTTGTCGACGCCGGGCTGCTCGACGTCGACAACGCCGTTCCGCGCCGCGCCTGA
- a CDS encoding glycoside hydrolase family 38 C-terminal domain-containing protein: MTRPTEIIVVPHTHWDREWYEPFQRFRLRLVALLDDVFDRMERDPRQRFTLDGQLAAVDDYLEVRPERREQVIELVRAGRLSVGPWQILLDEFLCSGENIVRNLERGLARSADLGGAMPVGYLPDMFGHIAQMPQILAGAGLAHACVFRGVPERVHRHAFAWQAPDGTTIRTQYLPGGYGNAAALMENAGQVTRRAGDLADRLAGWRPAGDDTPVLAMYGTDHAAPAPDAPDLLATADVPGTRLRLGTLAEYFATQPATVDGLPVVRGELRSHARANILPGVISVRAHLKQAMNRAERRVERYAEPLAALTHDGSVQRFLDMAWTRLIDASCHDSVTGCGCDETAEQVAARLAEADQLGRAVCDLVGARLSAAVPRDGYLLFNPTPAARTALVCLDVALPDDGGVALADAAGRSVATQVLDRGRTLLADDVVPAADLPAVLTRVHGRELYGQEVTAWSVSPEDATLTFHVARHGDPAFDVEDVRLALAAAGPADRWRVRILAAARATVAALVDVPPLGHTAVRPAPLPATGTPASDPVTAAGRSLDNGLLRVDVAEDGTLALSTPDGVTVDGVGRIVDGGDVGDSYNYAPPAADELVDKPRAVRTVVRHDGPLVAVLDVVREYRWPVSADVDAGSRAVDREPIIVTTRVELRRGEAFVRLRVEFDNRCDDHRVRLHLPLPSPADTSYAEGQFAVVARGLTAEGGGGEVPLPTFPANGFVAAGGPDGALAVLLTQPTEYELTDAGRELAVTVLRSIGMLSRNRHALRDEPAGPQLPTPEAQCRGLRTVELAVLPYRGAWHEAGVVAAAEAYRHELLAFPGTADPATALPAPAAGLSVDGPGVALTSVRDRAGRTEVRVVAQTPVDTTAVLGGAAVRGAWRADLLGRTGEPLTVDGDGLVRLPLRAWEIATVQLDLT, translated from the coding sequence ATGACGCGACCGACCGAGATCATCGTGGTGCCACACACCCACTGGGACCGGGAGTGGTACGAGCCGTTCCAGCGGTTCCGGCTGCGGCTCGTGGCGCTGCTCGACGACGTGTTCGACCGGATGGAGCGCGACCCGCGGCAGCGGTTCACCCTCGACGGGCAGCTCGCCGCGGTCGACGACTACCTGGAGGTCCGCCCGGAGCGGCGGGAGCAGGTGATCGAGCTGGTCCGGGCCGGACGGCTGTCGGTGGGCCCCTGGCAGATCCTGCTCGACGAGTTCCTCTGCTCCGGCGAGAACATCGTGCGCAACCTGGAACGCGGGCTGGCCCGCAGCGCCGACCTGGGCGGCGCCATGCCGGTCGGCTACCTGCCCGACATGTTCGGCCACATCGCGCAGATGCCGCAGATCCTGGCGGGCGCCGGGCTGGCCCACGCCTGCGTGTTCCGGGGTGTGCCGGAGCGGGTGCACCGGCACGCCTTCGCGTGGCAGGCGCCGGACGGCACCACGATCCGCACGCAGTACCTGCCCGGCGGCTACGGCAACGCCGCCGCGCTGATGGAGAACGCCGGGCAGGTGACCCGCCGGGCCGGTGACCTCGCCGACCGGCTCGCCGGCTGGCGCCCGGCCGGCGACGACACCCCGGTCCTGGCCATGTACGGCACCGACCACGCCGCGCCGGCCCCGGACGCGCCCGACCTGCTGGCCACCGCGGACGTCCCCGGCACCCGGCTCCGGCTGGGCACCCTCGCCGAGTACTTCGCCACCCAACCGGCCACGGTCGACGGCCTGCCCGTCGTGCGCGGCGAGCTGCGCTCGCACGCCCGGGCCAACATCCTGCCCGGCGTGATCTCCGTCCGCGCCCACCTGAAGCAGGCCATGAACCGCGCCGAGCGGCGCGTCGAGCGGTACGCCGAACCGCTCGCCGCGCTCACCCACGACGGGTCCGTGCAGCGCTTCCTCGACATGGCCTGGACCCGGCTGATCGACGCGAGCTGCCACGACTCGGTGACCGGCTGCGGCTGCGACGAGACCGCCGAGCAGGTGGCCGCCCGGCTCGCCGAGGCCGACCAGCTGGGCCGCGCGGTCTGCGACCTGGTCGGCGCGCGGCTGTCGGCCGCCGTGCCGCGGGACGGCTACCTGCTGTTCAACCCGACCCCGGCGGCGCGTACCGCCCTGGTGTGCCTGGACGTGGCGCTGCCCGACGACGGCGGCGTGGCGCTCGCCGACGCCGCCGGGCGCAGCGTGGCCACCCAGGTCCTCGACCGGGGCCGCACGCTGCTCGCCGACGACGTGGTGCCGGCGGCCGACCTGCCGGCCGTGCTCACCCGGGTGCACGGGCGGGAGCTCTACGGCCAGGAGGTGACCGCCTGGTCGGTGTCGCCCGAGGACGCCACCCTCACCTTCCACGTGGCCCGGCACGGCGATCCGGCCTTCGACGTCGAGGACGTGCGACTGGCGCTCGCGGCCGCCGGCCCGGCCGACCGGTGGCGGGTACGCATCCTCGCCGCCGCCCGGGCCACCGTCGCCGCCCTGGTCGACGTGCCGCCGCTGGGGCACACGGCGGTCCGGCCGGCGCCGCTCCCGGCGACCGGCACGCCCGCGTCGGACCCGGTGACGGCGGCCGGCCGCAGCCTCGACAACGGCCTGCTCCGGGTCGACGTCGCCGAGGACGGCACCCTGGCGCTGTCCACCCCGGACGGGGTGACCGTGGACGGGGTCGGCCGGATCGTCGACGGGGGCGACGTGGGCGACAGCTACAACTACGCCCCGCCGGCCGCCGACGAACTGGTCGACAAGCCGCGGGCGGTGCGTACCGTGGTGCGCCACGACGGGCCGCTGGTGGCCGTCCTCGACGTGGTACGCGAGTACCGCTGGCCGGTGTCCGCGGACGTCGACGCCGGCTCCCGCGCCGTGGACCGGGAGCCGATCATCGTGACCACCCGGGTCGAGCTGCGCCGCGGTGAGGCCTTCGTCCGGCTGCGCGTCGAGTTCGACAACCGCTGCGACGACCACCGGGTCCGGCTGCACCTGCCGCTGCCGTCGCCGGCCGACACCTCGTACGCCGAGGGGCAGTTCGCCGTCGTGGCGCGTGGCCTGACGGCCGAGGGTGGTGGCGGCGAGGTGCCGCTGCCCACGTTCCCGGCCAACGGGTTCGTGGCCGCGGGCGGGCCGGACGGCGCGCTCGCCGTGCTGCTGACCCAGCCCACCGAGTACGAGCTGACCGACGCCGGCCGCGAGCTGGCGGTCACGGTGCTGCGGTCGATCGGGATGCTGTCGCGCAACCGGCACGCGCTGCGCGACGAGCCCGCCGGTCCGCAGCTGCCGACGCCCGAGGCGCAGTGCCGCGGCCTCCGCACCGTCGAGCTAGCGGTGCTGCCGTACCGGGGCGCCTGGCACGAGGCCGGGGTGGTGGCGGCGGCCGAGGCGTACCGGCACGAGCTGTTGGCGTTCCCCGGCACCGCCGACCCCGCCACGGCGCTGCCCGCGCCGGCGGCCGGGCTCTCCGTCGACGGTCCCGGGGTCGCGCTGACCAGCGTGCGGGACCGGGCCGGCCGCACCGAGGTACGCGTGGTGGCGCAGACCCCGGTCGACACCACGGCCGTGCTCGGCGGCGCGGCGGTCCGCGGGGCGTGGCGGGCCGACCTGCTCGGCCGGACCGGCGAGCCGCTCACGGTCGACGGGGACGGCCTGGTCCGGCTGCCGCTGCGGGCCTGGGAGATCGCGACGGTGCAGCTCGACCTGACCTGA
- a CDS encoding Gfo/Idh/MocA family protein: MTEPGKRIRIAVAGLGIIARTVHLPLLQRRSDLFEIVALADLSPSRMTELGERYGVEPARRYADAARMVTDGGCDAVLLATSGSHGDLAALALRAGLPVLCEKPLAYTRAETARLAELGAGSPALMVGYMKQYDPAVAEAARLLAELGGPERVHAVEVTVLHAGGDRQLRFANLPPSAGDVPAEEVARFSAADRALLDAAVGTDPGARALYQILINSISHDLSLLRLFTGAPATVEQVATWPLTPDGPAEPSVEISGRLPDGARYGIRWLNLPDYPAYRETVTLHHARGSLELVFPSPYLLNAPTTLTVVDEHGGGERRAAYRSVTEAFEQELVAFHAMVTAGAAPLTGIAEGAADVRTSQQVVRRYGELTGAAIGGEAAS; encoded by the coding sequence ATGACCGAGCCGGGCAAGCGGATCCGGATCGCGGTGGCCGGGCTGGGCATCATCGCCCGCACCGTGCACCTGCCGCTGCTGCAACGCCGGAGCGACCTGTTCGAGATCGTCGCGCTGGCCGACCTGTCCCCGTCCCGGATGACCGAGCTGGGCGAGCGGTACGGCGTCGAGCCCGCCCGCCGCTACGCCGACGCGGCGCGGATGGTGACCGACGGCGGCTGCGACGCCGTGCTGCTGGCCACGTCCGGCTCGCACGGGGACCTGGCCGCGCTGGCGCTGCGCGCGGGCCTGCCCGTGCTGTGCGAGAAGCCGCTGGCCTACACGCGCGCCGAGACGGCCCGGCTGGCCGAGCTGGGCGCCGGCAGCCCGGCGCTGATGGTCGGCTACATGAAGCAGTACGACCCGGCCGTGGCCGAGGCCGCGCGGCTGCTGGCGGAACTCGGCGGCCCGGAGCGGGTGCACGCCGTGGAGGTGACCGTGCTGCACGCCGGCGGCGACCGGCAGCTGCGCTTCGCCAACCTGCCACCGTCCGCCGGGGACGTGCCGGCCGAGGAGGTGGCCCGCTTCTCCGCCGCCGACCGCGCGCTGCTCGACGCGGCCGTCGGCACCGACCCGGGCGCCCGCGCGCTCTACCAGATCCTGATCAACAGCATCTCGCACGACCTGTCCCTGCTGCGGCTGTTCACCGGGGCACCGGCCACCGTGGAGCAGGTCGCCACCTGGCCGCTCACGCCGGACGGCCCGGCCGAGCCGTCGGTGGAGATCAGCGGGCGGCTGCCGGACGGCGCCCGCTACGGCATCCGGTGGCTCAACCTGCCGGACTATCCGGCCTACCGCGAGACGGTCACCCTGCACCACGCGCGCGGCTCGCTGGAGCTGGTGTTCCCCTCGCCGTACCTGCTGAACGCGCCGACCACGCTGACCGTGGTGGACGAGCACGGCGGCGGTGAGCGGCGGGCCGCGTACCGGTCGGTGACCGAGGCGTTCGAGCAGGAGCTGGTCGCGTTCCACGCGATGGTCACGGCGGGCGCCGCGCCGCTCACCGGCATCGCCGAGGGCGCGGCCGACGTACGGACCAGCCAGCAGGTGGTACGCCGCTACGGGGAGCTCACCGGGGCGGCGATCGGCGGAGAGGCGGCGAGCTGA